The segment GCACTCAACATGTGACCATCATTTTTAGCTACCTCGAATTCTTGTAACTCCTGAAGTGTTGTTGGCATCCCAATTTTAAGTATCTTTGATAACATACTGTCAGGAACATGAAGACAACGCAAGAAACGCATGTTCCGTATGCCATCCAAGTCTGCTTGTTTACCTGTGAAATATTTGAGCTTGAACACTTGCAGATGACAGAGTTTAAGGATACTTCGAATATGAGACTTATCACATGAAAACAGGAAGAGGTAACGGAGCTGTGTTAGACTGGGGATTTCATCAAGTGCATTAGAGAGGGATGGCACATCCAAGTATAGCAGACGCAAGCGTGCCGATTTACGAAGAACTTCTCCAAGCATAAGTTCAGCCTCTTGATCAAGACAAAATTCACTTTGTATAATAAGAGTACGTAAATTTGTTATAGGGGGGATTGCTCTTAAAGAGCCACAATGTGCAATAGACAAGTGTACTGTTGTCCGCCTGACATCTTGAAAATTATTGTCATCTACTCTTGCGCATTCATTTCGTGCAACAAACTGTGCACAGTCATGCATCAAATTATGCAGGACATAATATTCTTTCATATTTCCATTAGAAGGGTCTGTTTCCAGCAAACGGCAAAAGAACGATTTCCTTACTAATGCAGCAAAGTATTGTTCCCCAACATCCTCAGCACTAAACAGGTAGGCAGCCTTCTTATGCTGTAAGCCAGTATCATCTTGTTTCGATAAGCCGAAAGGTATCAATCCAGAACTAATCCACATGTTTGCTAATTCCACCTTGTTAAATTTGTATCCCTTTGGAAATATACTAAAGTATCTAAAGCAAATTTGCAGTTCTGAAGGTAGACGTTCATAGCTCAACCTAGAACTTGCAAAAATGGCATTAAGTCCCAGTTTCTGCCAGCCTTTCTGTAGGACGGCATTCCAATGATGGTACTCCATACATGATCCCAACCATGAAGCGACCTTTTCTGTTATAAGTGGGCATCCTCCAGTATTTTCGGCTATCTGTTCACCGATCAACCGAAGATGATAATAACTTTCAGAATGCACTTGAGAAGGCAACCGACTCATGAACAACAAGAGATTGTCACTTTTGCCCAATTCATCCAGTTCCAGACATTCAGCTGGAGACCCTACAGCTTCTGCTGCCATATCAACCACTGATTGCATTCGAGTTGTCAGCAGGATACTGCTCCCTCTCTTACAGTTACTGAGAGTAGCCACCAGTGCTTCCCACTTCTTCACACTTTCGTCTTCCCAGGTATCATCCAGAACAAGCAAAAGCCTTTTGCCCGTAAGAGCGTGCTGCAGAAACTTTAAACTATAGTATTCAAGCGACACACTGGTAACAGTTTCCATTATGACTTTTGCTATTGTCTCTGTAGTGAAATCATAAGGCACTTGAACCCACACAACAAAGTCGAAAATGGTTGACACAATGGGTTCTTGGCAAGCTACCTTGGCAAGTGCAGTTTTCCCCATGCCAGCCACACCCAGAATTGCAAAAAGCCGGATATGATCAGTGCTGAAGATCTCAGACTCAGAGTTTTCAGCTGGTTGCTTGATCAACCACTGCACTATCtgctccttctccctctctcggccAAAGACCTGtatctcttccttctctctccctcggctaACCACCTCTATAtcttccttctccctccctcGGCCAACTGCCACTGGAGTGGTTGTTCTGCTGGAGGATACAGAGATCTCAAATCGTAAATACCGGCGTATTTGTGCTGCAATATCCGCTAACCTCATCAGGTGATCCAGCCCTTCCCGTATGGCATACGAATCAGGAGATTTCGCAAACTTGTTGGTGATCTTTGCCTTGAGAATATTGAAGGTCGGGTGGCGACCCTCTCCCACCAGCCCACGGTATTCGATCTCCTCGATCCAGTGCTCGAACCCCTCAATGTCAATCCTGAAACTCCAGATTTCTTTAAGATTGTAGCTGAACGGAATTTTCAGATTGGTCAGAACCAGATGACGGAACTCATCGCATATTGCTCGAACATGTCCGAGTCGTTCCAATATCTTCTCCTTGTCGACACCACCAAATCTTTTCTTgctccccttctccttctccttgacACCACCAAAGTAGAATAAAGCTCTGTCCATCAAAGATATGGCAACTGTCAGCAAGGGTTCGCAGAAAGACCAGTCCAGTGCTTCTTCCATTACTACCGGATCcatttcttcctccttttcttcgCACTATTTTCCAACGATAAGTGCAATATCTTGTGGTGTGGAGGAAGACAAACCGGATCGCACCACAAGACAAGAACTACTATCAGCGAAACaacaaaaacagaaaagatTTCAGTGCTTCAAATCCATATGTGTACTCCCGAAGAGGTCGCAGAAGCCGCAGGCGACGAAGCGAGGCATTGGCTCGGGTCCCCGCAcaggcggcggcagcacgggGGATCGATTCCGGCGCCGACGGCTGGTGCTCCCGGCGGGCGCGCACCGTGGACCGTGGTGGTGGCGAACTGCGGGCTGCGGCTcccggagaggcggcggagtgggccccggcgaggcgaggcgaggcgaggcggcgcgtgGCTGTACACGCGCGTCGCCgttcctcttcttttctctcgaTCCGGAGACGGGGATTGATCTGGATGAATTTGCCACCGAATTGGCAGAACTCACGTGATTTCCCACCTAACTCCGGCAATTCCTCTATCTTCTACACCACCTTCAACctattttcttattttgttaGACTCTGACTTTTACttttgcaaaatttgctacacaacacttaaaatttgtgtaatttactGATAGATATAAAAAACATGCAATGTCTAAAAGATACCTAAAAAATCGGTAATTTGCTAGGGAATCTTTTTGGAGAAAATTCCCTAAATACCCCTGAaaaatttcacaattttttctaTACCCCTAAATTTTGCATCATTTCTTACATTGTCTTGAGTTTTCATTTAGATCTTCTCTATCCCTATTCTATTAGTTGACCATGAATTGATTGTTAGATTTTTCTAAAATGACCATATCGCCTATTTCTCATACTTAAATGCTATCTACTTCATAATTCACAATGTGAAAAATAGTTATTCATGATAAAATCAAATGGAGCATAATTATTCGAAAAGAAAAATTTAAAGTGttgaacaaatttattttttgaaaaaatctATATAAGAGTTTTATTAGAAATTATGAACCAAAATTATCTATTTGTTGGgttcaaattttgatgaaaacaatgtactaatttcataaaagttaatttagatttatttaaaatttggtttTATCATGGCGACGTCTTTAGCAATTGCCCAATAAGGACAATTGCAACACAAGGTTTAGAGTTTAGGGTTAGGGTGGGAGGACACTTGTAAGGAGGGAAAgggggcatttaactatttaccacttttagatttgacaattaactatttaccacacttatctcaatgacatgtaaaTATCTCGAGGGAAAGAGGAGGGTTTTGGTGGGAGGGGAAGATGAGGGTTTTCCATAGGCCTAGAGGGATGGCTTGGGCAGCGGCGAAGCAGTGGAGGGTTGGAGGCACTGCCGGAGCCATGAAGCTGGAGACCGGCAGTGTGCAGGGCTGGCGGTAGGAGTGAAACCAACGAGTGGTTAGAAAGCGGAGCAAGGGTTTCATATCATCAGACTTGGAGAAGCACATTATAAGGAGGGAGGAGACCTATTGGGCGGACCTCACTAGCGCTGTTTGCCTCTTCCGGCTAGTTGACGAGGCCAGGGGGCAACGCACTACAACAGGGGCTGGGAGGTAGTGGCTCCATGTTCGCGATTGTGTAGAGATAACGAGAGGCGATGAATGTGGCTGTGGACAAAAAAGATATGTTTTATATTgaatgagtaaattttacaaaactacatatattttgatcaaactattacaaaactataaatttaaggttaaatatcataaaactacagattttagagtttaaaccctaacaatattgttatattggGGCTATAAACGTgatagttttgtgattaaacTGGTCCTAAAACCTATAGTTTCATGATAATTTTTCTATTGAATTTGTAGTTTTCTGATTCTTTGGTCTTAAATATGCAGTTACGTAACAAATTTGGcgctaaatatgtagttttccGATATAATGacttaaatatttaattttacgATAGTTTTGGTCAAAGTATTTgtatttttgtgaaatttactcttattgAACTGATTTGAGCTGTTCAAAATTTGATTGTTTCTTTTGGGAACTGAGAATTAGACAAcccaagaaaagaagaaagtgATGTGGAATAAAGTTGATACCCAAGCTTTGCTACAATATATGTGTATGAATGcattttatatattatagaaatagtaaatgtatatatttaaatatgtgAAAATGATGGTTTGACATTGCTTGTATATTGAGTTACAAAAacacaacaaaattgtaaataaTAGTATGTCATGTTTGTATGATATTTAAAttactttagataataattgctagtggtgatgatgtggtatatcttatatgttgagctttagaagtTAGTGGACATCAACTCTATAGTAAAATAGGATTCGCAAGAGCTCTTCAAATGCCTAGGATGGCCTCCCTCCCCCACCTCGACACTGACGGCGGGCCGCCTTGAACAACCCCCGAGGTCAAGCCTAGGTCGCATCTATCCACCCCACTCCTTAGAGGGGGAGCTTCTTATTTCCGCAGCTTCTTCTACAACTAAAAGCTTTCTAAACAATCCAACGTTTTATCCATACCGTGATAAGTTGTCAATCTTAATGGTAAGGAATATGTTTTGTCTGATCATCCAAACTTGCCTTTGCATTTCAACCAAAGGAATttcattagatttatttaaataGCTTGTTGAGTGGTCTTCTGTGGCTGGGTGGTTGTAGCTCCTAGTTGGTAGCATTGGATTTTAGAATTAGCCAAAAAACATTTGGATAATAACACTATTTATTACTAGTACAACATAAGGCACTAATTAACTGCAATAATTAAGCAGTATGTCTAGCCGTCTGTACAAGGTCATAGATATAAACTAGTTGGCACCCCGCTCCTTGCCACGGGATTTGCTAGTTTTATcgtcaaataaaatcaatgtttAAAATGATTAAATGcaactctatatatatacaacataGATGATAATGTGGCTTCATGTATAGCCTCTGTTAGTACAAtacaattcatgttttattttttaaaacatcatTTTGTGTTGTTATGATATATGAGAATTATTTTCATGCGTGATTTGCATATTGTCATAATTAGATAGCATGCACTTCTCTGCTTCATCTCAATCTTATTTTGAAAATGGGTTTAGTTTAATAATACCTAATTATTGTATGTTATCTAATTatttataacaaaacaaaacttaCATCTTATGCAATAATTGGAGTTGTATCCagggaaaaaaagataagttaGCATTAGCTTTGAGGAcctgagagagagaaaacataGTGTTAGGTGCAGAATGGATAATAATGTCACGCATGATTACGAGCTAAAGGAGGTGAATGGATGAGTAATCAAAGATTAATGGATGAGTAGCTTCTTGATCCAACGGTTGATAACTCTATACTAATGTGATCCGATGGCTTAAAATCGTTGATGATGTGACTtcttacatgttttttttataggagTAAATATATCTTAGTAAGTACCAACTATATATAGGAGATAGGATAAGTTGGCTAATTAGGAATCATCGTATTCAACACAAAATTATGCAAGGAGAAACATGTGACAATTATTTTGAACCTTGCtaagcccaccgccgccgtcgctcctgAGGGTGGAAGCAGGCAGATCGATGTGTTGCCGGTGCTCCCGCTCCCACCTGCAtaagcccaccgccgccgctcccgaggGTGGAAGCAGGCAGATCCGCGAGCTGCCGGCGCTCCTGCTCCCGCCAGGCCGTTCCCGGTGACGGAGGCAACTAGATCTATgcgtcgccgcgccgttgcTCCCGAGGACGGGAGGCGATGGATCCGCACGCCGCCGTCCTTCCCACCCGCACCTGACCGCTCCAGAGGACAGAGGCCGCCGaatccgcgcgccgccgccgcttccgagGATGGGGGGCGGCGGATCTgtgcgccgccgtccttgcccCTACACTCTCCCTTCCCAACGATGCGGGGTATGGAGGTGGAGCAGCGGCGACACAAGGATGGGCAACGGAGAACGGGGAGAGGACGGATGACGTCGGTGGTGACGGGTGGAGGGCGGGCGACAACGAAGGCGACTGGGGGAGTCCCGTGCCGGCACCAGCACTGACCGCAGGGCGCGAGGCGTGGGTGGGGCGATGGCCACGCGGTGGGGAGGTGGGGAACAACCCGTGGCTAGAGTTTGGGGTAGATGCGGTTGTTTTTCGAAAAAGCCCCTTCGTTTTTTATGTTTACAACACTACCCCTAAAAGcagaattttctcttcttcgcaTTGTATTTATGTGAAATAGAAGGGCTTTTCCAGAACAAACAAAACGGAGTGGGAACAGGTACAAGGACGTATGCAATATTTCGTGAAAACTcaaggactttttttttttgcaaaatagccTATTAATGAAACCGGTTCCAGCCCTCAGTGGAGACTGGCGCGCATGCACACCCCCACAGCGCCCAAATTTTGGATTGATTGGCGCACCACGTACAAGCGGTCACCTGCGCGCGTGCGAGGAGCCGAGGGCATAAAGGAGCGACGTGTAAAGCAACGagatagccaaaaaaaattcaaaaaaaggagaaaaacggAGGGTTTAGGCTAGTAATTGGCTGATGATGAGCATGAGTAGAGTATGAGTACGTGTACATAACCTGGACACCCAAAGTAAGTTTACTCTTAAAATTGATTGACAATAGTGCCCAATCTAGGATTTTGAACCTTGCTAAGTAGCACGGTACACAacctcaccagtcaccacctaTCCATCTGGCCACAATGTTGTCTTCTGATGTCTCACTCTACTTTCTGCCATTGTATTCTAGAATCATATTATAAACACTCTCCTTGTGTAAATAATTTTGATTGCCAATGATGGGAataattaactttttgccactcttacgagtggtggTAAATGATTTACcactaggcccacatgtcatagacacatgagggatCACATGTCATAGGCAGCGAGTGATAAATCATTAATTGGCACATCTTAAAAGTGTCAAATAATTAAATGTGATGAGCTGATGAAACAAGGTACAACTGATCTCAACATAAATGATGACAAAGACAAatgtattaattacaaataGATCGAGATGACAACGTTCCTAGCAAGTATTCACCAGCAAGCGGGCAGTAGTACGCAATGCATGCACACATCCAAACAAGGGGTACAGGAAGAGATATGGCTTAAAAAGCTGAATATAAATTCATATTCCAGATGTAGCAAAGATAAGAGTAGACTGGAAAAATCAAATCTTGTAGAGGCACGAGTCTTCCAAATTTCTTCATGCTGACAGattaatatgtataaaaaatccGACTGTAAATTCATGATAATTTTACAGAAACTGAGAAAGCATATGTAATAAACAGTTCGCTTGATATATATACAGAAAGCATCTAAATAAATTATAGAGAACTGTTTTACATATATGCTGCAGTTGAAGTAGGTACCATAACAAATATGATGGCTAGCACATGCTGAATAATAATAACTATACATTTCTAAGAGCCCAAGAGAACAGGGTGAAACGGTTTGGAAAGATCAAACATTGCCCAAGGAGAGTGATTGCTTGGCTTACTGTCCATCAAATCGAACatctctaagagcaagtttaatagtatagcccactactagctccaattcaccTATAGCCAAACTAATAGCCaactcatacaatagttgctattaatatatggtctcacatgtcatacacacattgtatcttgga is part of the Oryza glaberrima chromosome 12, OglaRS2, whole genome shotgun sequence genome and harbors:
- the LOC127757065 gene encoding disease resistance protein RGA2-like, coding for MDPVVMEEALDWSFCEPLLTVAISLMDRALFYFGGVKEKEKGSKKRFGGVDKEKILERLGHVRAICDEFRHLVLTNLKIPFSYNLKEIWSFRIDIEGFEHWIEEIEYRGLVGEGRHPTFNILKAKITNKFAKSPDSYAIREGLDHLMRLADIAAQIRRYLRFEISVSSSRTTTPVAVGRGREKEDIEVVSRGREKEEIQVFGREREKEQIVQWLIKQPAENSESEIFSTDHIRLFAILGVAGMGKTALAKVACQEPIVSTIFDFVVWVQVPYDFTTETIAKVIMETVTSVSLEYYSLKFLQHALTGKRLLLVLDDTWEDESVKKWEALVATLSNCKRGSSILLTTRMQSVVDMAAEAVGSPAECLELDELGKSDNLLLFMSRLPSQVHSESYYHLRLIGEQIAENTGGCPLITEKVASWLGSCMEYHHWNAVLQKGWQKLGLNAIFASSRLSYERLPSELQICFRYFSIFPKGYKFNKVELANMWISSGLIPFGLSKQDDTGLQHKKAAYLFSAEDVGEQYFAALVRKSFFCRLLETDPSNGNMKEYYVLHNLMHDCAQFVARNECARVDDNNFQDVRRTTVHLSIAHCGSLRAIPPITNLRTLIIQSEFCLDQEAELMLGEVLRKSARLRLLYLDVPSLSNALDEIPSLTQLRYLFLFSCDKSHIRSILKLCHLQVFKLKYFTGKQADLDGIRNMRFLRCLHVPDSMLSKILKIGMPTTLQELQEFEVAKNDGHMLSALSTLTNLKRLSLRNLQNVRNCKDAMEIKLKDKPDMMFLSLSWNKHSNDPEDIDHQIIDNLEPNKGIQQLHVYGYNGVQLPVWIKNSFLIHLVSLELQYCMEWRTLPSFKELSSLKYLKLEHLFQLGSVIEEQSGSIESDNAFLPPLLNTLIVRWCPNLKKLPALPCTLEKLIIRHVGLAVLPRLHQAYASTCESLSVDSRLSLLHIESCAHLTSLDGLLDQQQHLQHLKTLLVRHCAKLCHLPANGFTELHHLNFLEIVACPMLRNVKTDSNLFPTSLNNLDINPCCHIEASVLMSLPNLTYLRRLSLVSCSSVEKLPSDEVFRTLKNLNDMLIARCESLLSLGGLGAAASLRTLSILYCDKIHSSSSPQAGCSFMLWKLKVDREAMLLVEPIKSLRYTLELHIGDDYAMDSLPEEWLLQNASSLRLIEIGVAKNLQTLPTQMEKLVSLQSLHIEKAPRIQFLPNLPFSLNKLTIWGCDPRFLKLYERNVGSDWGKIENIDHVDMKAYSEETSDDDDDKIQHFDDSISYPSSQFIVID